One Acanthopagrus latus isolate v.2019 chromosome 12, fAcaLat1.1, whole genome shotgun sequence genomic region harbors:
- the sh3glb2b gene encoding endophilin-B2b isoform X3: protein MDFNVKKLASDAGVFFTRAVQFTEEKLGQAEKTELDAHLENLITRADGTKNWTEKILRQTEVLLQPNPIDHTGARIEEFIYDKLDKKLPSRGTNAELLGQYMLEAANEFGPGTPYGSTLITVGEYQKRLGSAERELLHTSATTFLTPLRNFLEGDWRTISKERRLLENRRLDLDICKARLKKAKQAEAKAAAAPDFQETRPRNYVLSASASAAEHELRVAQTEFDRQAEVTRLLLEGISSTHLNHLRCLHDFAEAQATYYAQCHHYMQDLQRELNRCANAVSAPLSSAAVCPDPISSAFLSGPPSPGATVSSSGQRPSTLTMEQSQLPVTGTRKAKVLYDYDAHDASELSLLADELITVYTVPGMDPDWLVGERGNEKGKVPVTYLELLS, encoded by the exons TtcacagaggagaagctggGCCAGGCTGAGAAGACAGAGCTGGATGCCCACTTGGAGAACCTGATCACTCGGGCTGACGGAACCAAGAACTGGACTGAAAAGATCTTAAGACAAACAGAGGTGCTCCTGCAGCCCAACCCAA TTGACCACACCG GTGCGCGGATAGAGGAGTTCATCTATGACAAGCTGGATAAGAAGCTTCCCTCCAGGGGGACCAACGCAGAGCTGCTGGGCCAGTACATGCTGGAAGCTGCCAATGAGTTTGGTCCGGGGACGCCGTACG GGAGTACCCTGATCACAGTGGGAGAGTATCAGAAGAGGCTGGGATCAGCTGAGCGTGAGCTCCTCCACACCTCAGCCACCACTTTCCTCACTCCTCTGCGTAACTTTTTGGAAGGAGACTGGAGGACTATATCA AAAGAGAGGCGACTGCTGGAAAACCGGCGGCTGGATCTTGACATCTGCAAAGCTCGCCTGAAGAAAGCCAAGCAGGCAGAGGCCAAAGCAGCG GCTGCACCTGATTTTCAGGAGACAAGGCCTCGAAATTATGTTCTTTCTGCCAGTGCATCAGCG GCAGAGCACGAGCTTCGCGTCGCGCAGACAGAGTTTGACCGACAAGCTGAGGTCACCAGACTGCTGCTGGAAGGCATCAGCAGCACACAT CTCAACCACCTCCGCTGTTTGCATGATTTTGCGGAGGCTCAGGCCACATACTACGCCCAGTGTCACCACTACATGCAGGACCTTCAGAGGGAGCTCAACAG GTGTGCTAATGCTGTCAGTGCCCCCCTCTCCTCCGCTGCTGTCTGCCCCGACCCCATCTCCTCTGCTTTCCTGTCTGGACCTCCATCTCCTGGAGCCACAGTTTCCTCGTCCGGCCAGAGGCCCAGCACCCTGACTATGGAGCAGTCTCAGCTCCCTGTCACAGGCACTAGAAAGGCCAAGGTCCTGTATGACTATGACGCCCACGATGCCAGCGAGCTCTCCCTGTTGGCCGATGAG CTCATTACCGTATACACCGTACCAGGAATGGACCCTGATTGGTTGGTCGGAGAACGGGGgaatgaaaaaggcaaagtCCCTGTCACCTATCTTGAACTGCTGAGCTAA
- the sh3glb2b gene encoding endophilin-B2b isoform X4 — MDFNVKKLASDAGVFFTRAVQFTEEKLGQAEKTELDAHLENLITRADGTKNWTEKILRQTEVLLQPNPIDHTGARIEEFIYDKLDKKLPSRGTNAELLGQYMLEAANEFGPGTPYGSTLITVGEYQKRLGSAERELLHTSATTFLTPLRNFLEGDWRTISKERRLLENRRLDLDICKARLKKAKQAEAKAALLSEEADKAEHELRVAQTEFDRQAEVTRLLLEGISSTHLNHLRCLHDFAEAQATYYAQCHHYMQDLQRELNRCANAVSAPLSSAAVCPDPISSAFLSGPPSPGATVSSSGQRPSTLTMEQSQLPVTGTRKAKVLYDYDAHDASELSLLADELITVYTVPGMDPDWLVGERGNEKGKVPVTYLELLS; from the exons TtcacagaggagaagctggGCCAGGCTGAGAAGACAGAGCTGGATGCCCACTTGGAGAACCTGATCACTCGGGCTGACGGAACCAAGAACTGGACTGAAAAGATCTTAAGACAAACAGAGGTGCTCCTGCAGCCCAACCCAA TTGACCACACCG GTGCGCGGATAGAGGAGTTCATCTATGACAAGCTGGATAAGAAGCTTCCCTCCAGGGGGACCAACGCAGAGCTGCTGGGCCAGTACATGCTGGAAGCTGCCAATGAGTTTGGTCCGGGGACGCCGTACG GGAGTACCCTGATCACAGTGGGAGAGTATCAGAAGAGGCTGGGATCAGCTGAGCGTGAGCTCCTCCACACCTCAGCCACCACTTTCCTCACTCCTCTGCGTAACTTTTTGGAAGGAGACTGGAGGACTATATCA AAAGAGAGGCGACTGCTGGAAAACCGGCGGCTGGATCTTGACATCTGCAAAGCTCGCCTGAAGAAAGCCAAGCAGGCAGAGGCCAAAGCAGCG CTGCTGAGTGAGGAAGCGGACAAA GCAGAGCACGAGCTTCGCGTCGCGCAGACAGAGTTTGACCGACAAGCTGAGGTCACCAGACTGCTGCTGGAAGGCATCAGCAGCACACAT CTCAACCACCTCCGCTGTTTGCATGATTTTGCGGAGGCTCAGGCCACATACTACGCCCAGTGTCACCACTACATGCAGGACCTTCAGAGGGAGCTCAACAG GTGTGCTAATGCTGTCAGTGCCCCCCTCTCCTCCGCTGCTGTCTGCCCCGACCCCATCTCCTCTGCTTTCCTGTCTGGACCTCCATCTCCTGGAGCCACAGTTTCCTCGTCCGGCCAGAGGCCCAGCACCCTGACTATGGAGCAGTCTCAGCTCCCTGTCACAGGCACTAGAAAGGCCAAGGTCCTGTATGACTATGACGCCCACGATGCCAGCGAGCTCTCCCTGTTGGCCGATGAG CTCATTACCGTATACACCGTACCAGGAATGGACCCTGATTGGTTGGTCGGAGAACGGGGgaatgaaaaaggcaaagtCCCTGTCACCTATCTTGAACTGCTGAGCTAA
- the sh3glb2b gene encoding endophilin-B2b isoform X1, with the protein MDFNVKKLASDAGVFFTRAVQFTEEKLGQAEKTELDAHLENLITRADGTKNWTEKILRQTEVLLQPNPIDHTGARIEEFIYDKLDKKLPSRGTNAELLGQYMLEAANEFGPGTPYGSTLITVGEYQKRLGSAERELLHTSATTFLTPLRNFLEGDWRTISKERRLLENRRLDLDICKARLKKAKQAEAKAAAAPDFQETRPRNYVLSASASALLSEEADKAEHELRVAQTEFDRQAEVTRLLLEGISSTHLNHLRCLHDFAEAQATYYAQCHHYMQDLQRELNRCANAVSAPLSSAAVCPDPISSAFLSGPPSPGATVSSSGQRPSTLTMEQSQLPVTGTRKAKVLYDYDAHDASELSLLADELITVYTVPGMDPDWLVGERGNEKGKVPVTYLELLS; encoded by the exons TtcacagaggagaagctggGCCAGGCTGAGAAGACAGAGCTGGATGCCCACTTGGAGAACCTGATCACTCGGGCTGACGGAACCAAGAACTGGACTGAAAAGATCTTAAGACAAACAGAGGTGCTCCTGCAGCCCAACCCAA TTGACCACACCG GTGCGCGGATAGAGGAGTTCATCTATGACAAGCTGGATAAGAAGCTTCCCTCCAGGGGGACCAACGCAGAGCTGCTGGGCCAGTACATGCTGGAAGCTGCCAATGAGTTTGGTCCGGGGACGCCGTACG GGAGTACCCTGATCACAGTGGGAGAGTATCAGAAGAGGCTGGGATCAGCTGAGCGTGAGCTCCTCCACACCTCAGCCACCACTTTCCTCACTCCTCTGCGTAACTTTTTGGAAGGAGACTGGAGGACTATATCA AAAGAGAGGCGACTGCTGGAAAACCGGCGGCTGGATCTTGACATCTGCAAAGCTCGCCTGAAGAAAGCCAAGCAGGCAGAGGCCAAAGCAGCG GCTGCACCTGATTTTCAGGAGACAAGGCCTCGAAATTATGTTCTTTCTGCCAGTGCATCAGCG CTGCTGAGTGAGGAAGCGGACAAA GCAGAGCACGAGCTTCGCGTCGCGCAGACAGAGTTTGACCGACAAGCTGAGGTCACCAGACTGCTGCTGGAAGGCATCAGCAGCACACAT CTCAACCACCTCCGCTGTTTGCATGATTTTGCGGAGGCTCAGGCCACATACTACGCCCAGTGTCACCACTACATGCAGGACCTTCAGAGGGAGCTCAACAG GTGTGCTAATGCTGTCAGTGCCCCCCTCTCCTCCGCTGCTGTCTGCCCCGACCCCATCTCCTCTGCTTTCCTGTCTGGACCTCCATCTCCTGGAGCCACAGTTTCCTCGTCCGGCCAGAGGCCCAGCACCCTGACTATGGAGCAGTCTCAGCTCCCTGTCACAGGCACTAGAAAGGCCAAGGTCCTGTATGACTATGACGCCCACGATGCCAGCGAGCTCTCCCTGTTGGCCGATGAG CTCATTACCGTATACACCGTACCAGGAATGGACCCTGATTGGTTGGTCGGAGAACGGGGgaatgaaaaaggcaaagtCCCTGTCACCTATCTTGAACTGCTGAGCTAA
- the sh3glb2b gene encoding endophilin-B2b isoform X5, whose protein sequence is MDFNVKKLASDAGVFFTRAVQFTEEKLGQAEKTELDAHLENLITRADGTKNWTEKILRQTEVLLQPNPSARIEEFIYDKLDKKLPSRGTNAELLGQYMLEAANEFGPGTPYGSTLITVGEYQKRLGSAERELLHTSATTFLTPLRNFLEGDWRTISKERRLLENRRLDLDICKARLKKAKQAEAKAALLSEEADKAEHELRVAQTEFDRQAEVTRLLLEGISSTHLNHLRCLHDFAEAQATYYAQCHHYMQDLQRELNRCANAVSAPLSSAAVCPDPISSAFLSGPPSPGATVSSSGQRPSTLTMEQSQLPVTGTRKAKVLYDYDAHDASELSLLADELITVYTVPGMDPDWLVGERGNEKGKVPVTYLELLS, encoded by the exons TtcacagaggagaagctggGCCAGGCTGAGAAGACAGAGCTGGATGCCCACTTGGAGAACCTGATCACTCGGGCTGACGGAACCAAGAACTGGACTGAAAAGATCTTAAGACAAACAGAGGTGCTCCTGCAGCCCAACCCAA GTGCGCGGATAGAGGAGTTCATCTATGACAAGCTGGATAAGAAGCTTCCCTCCAGGGGGACCAACGCAGAGCTGCTGGGCCAGTACATGCTGGAAGCTGCCAATGAGTTTGGTCCGGGGACGCCGTACG GGAGTACCCTGATCACAGTGGGAGAGTATCAGAAGAGGCTGGGATCAGCTGAGCGTGAGCTCCTCCACACCTCAGCCACCACTTTCCTCACTCCTCTGCGTAACTTTTTGGAAGGAGACTGGAGGACTATATCA AAAGAGAGGCGACTGCTGGAAAACCGGCGGCTGGATCTTGACATCTGCAAAGCTCGCCTGAAGAAAGCCAAGCAGGCAGAGGCCAAAGCAGCG CTGCTGAGTGAGGAAGCGGACAAA GCAGAGCACGAGCTTCGCGTCGCGCAGACAGAGTTTGACCGACAAGCTGAGGTCACCAGACTGCTGCTGGAAGGCATCAGCAGCACACAT CTCAACCACCTCCGCTGTTTGCATGATTTTGCGGAGGCTCAGGCCACATACTACGCCCAGTGTCACCACTACATGCAGGACCTTCAGAGGGAGCTCAACAG GTGTGCTAATGCTGTCAGTGCCCCCCTCTCCTCCGCTGCTGTCTGCCCCGACCCCATCTCCTCTGCTTTCCTGTCTGGACCTCCATCTCCTGGAGCCACAGTTTCCTCGTCCGGCCAGAGGCCCAGCACCCTGACTATGGAGCAGTCTCAGCTCCCTGTCACAGGCACTAGAAAGGCCAAGGTCCTGTATGACTATGACGCCCACGATGCCAGCGAGCTCTCCCTGTTGGCCGATGAG CTCATTACCGTATACACCGTACCAGGAATGGACCCTGATTGGTTGGTCGGAGAACGGGGgaatgaaaaaggcaaagtCCCTGTCACCTATCTTGAACTGCTGAGCTAA
- the sh3glb2b gene encoding endophilin-B2b isoform X2, with translation MDFNVKKLASDAGVFFTRAVQFTEEKLGQAEKTELDAHLENLITRADGTKNWTEKILRQTEVLLQPNPSARIEEFIYDKLDKKLPSRGTNAELLGQYMLEAANEFGPGTPYGSTLITVGEYQKRLGSAERELLHTSATTFLTPLRNFLEGDWRTISKERRLLENRRLDLDICKARLKKAKQAEAKAAAAPDFQETRPRNYVLSASASALLSEEADKAEHELRVAQTEFDRQAEVTRLLLEGISSTHLNHLRCLHDFAEAQATYYAQCHHYMQDLQRELNRCANAVSAPLSSAAVCPDPISSAFLSGPPSPGATVSSSGQRPSTLTMEQSQLPVTGTRKAKVLYDYDAHDASELSLLADELITVYTVPGMDPDWLVGERGNEKGKVPVTYLELLS, from the exons TtcacagaggagaagctggGCCAGGCTGAGAAGACAGAGCTGGATGCCCACTTGGAGAACCTGATCACTCGGGCTGACGGAACCAAGAACTGGACTGAAAAGATCTTAAGACAAACAGAGGTGCTCCTGCAGCCCAACCCAA GTGCGCGGATAGAGGAGTTCATCTATGACAAGCTGGATAAGAAGCTTCCCTCCAGGGGGACCAACGCAGAGCTGCTGGGCCAGTACATGCTGGAAGCTGCCAATGAGTTTGGTCCGGGGACGCCGTACG GGAGTACCCTGATCACAGTGGGAGAGTATCAGAAGAGGCTGGGATCAGCTGAGCGTGAGCTCCTCCACACCTCAGCCACCACTTTCCTCACTCCTCTGCGTAACTTTTTGGAAGGAGACTGGAGGACTATATCA AAAGAGAGGCGACTGCTGGAAAACCGGCGGCTGGATCTTGACATCTGCAAAGCTCGCCTGAAGAAAGCCAAGCAGGCAGAGGCCAAAGCAGCG GCTGCACCTGATTTTCAGGAGACAAGGCCTCGAAATTATGTTCTTTCTGCCAGTGCATCAGCG CTGCTGAGTGAGGAAGCGGACAAA GCAGAGCACGAGCTTCGCGTCGCGCAGACAGAGTTTGACCGACAAGCTGAGGTCACCAGACTGCTGCTGGAAGGCATCAGCAGCACACAT CTCAACCACCTCCGCTGTTTGCATGATTTTGCGGAGGCTCAGGCCACATACTACGCCCAGTGTCACCACTACATGCAGGACCTTCAGAGGGAGCTCAACAG GTGTGCTAATGCTGTCAGTGCCCCCCTCTCCTCCGCTGCTGTCTGCCCCGACCCCATCTCCTCTGCTTTCCTGTCTGGACCTCCATCTCCTGGAGCCACAGTTTCCTCGTCCGGCCAGAGGCCCAGCACCCTGACTATGGAGCAGTCTCAGCTCCCTGTCACAGGCACTAGAAAGGCCAAGGTCCTGTATGACTATGACGCCCACGATGCCAGCGAGCTCTCCCTGTTGGCCGATGAG CTCATTACCGTATACACCGTACCAGGAATGGACCCTGATTGGTTGGTCGGAGAACGGGGgaatgaaaaaggcaaagtCCCTGTCACCTATCTTGAACTGCTGAGCTAA
- the sh3glb2b gene encoding endophilin-B2b isoform X6: protein MLEAANEFGPGTPYGSTLITVGEYQKRLGSAERELLHTSATTFLTPLRNFLEGDWRTISKERRLLENRRLDLDICKARLKKAKQAEAKAAAAPDFQETRPRNYVLSASASALLSEEADKAEHELRVAQTEFDRQAEVTRLLLEGISSTHLNHLRCLHDFAEAQATYYAQCHHYMQDLQRELNRCANAVSAPLSSAAVCPDPISSAFLSGPPSPGATVSSSGQRPSTLTMEQSQLPVTGTRKAKVLYDYDAHDASELSLLADELITVYTVPGMDPDWLVGERGNEKGKVPVTYLELLS, encoded by the exons ATGCTGGAAGCTGCCAATGAGTTTGGTCCGGGGACGCCGTACG GGAGTACCCTGATCACAGTGGGAGAGTATCAGAAGAGGCTGGGATCAGCTGAGCGTGAGCTCCTCCACACCTCAGCCACCACTTTCCTCACTCCTCTGCGTAACTTTTTGGAAGGAGACTGGAGGACTATATCA AAAGAGAGGCGACTGCTGGAAAACCGGCGGCTGGATCTTGACATCTGCAAAGCTCGCCTGAAGAAAGCCAAGCAGGCAGAGGCCAAAGCAGCG GCTGCACCTGATTTTCAGGAGACAAGGCCTCGAAATTATGTTCTTTCTGCCAGTGCATCAGCG CTGCTGAGTGAGGAAGCGGACAAA GCAGAGCACGAGCTTCGCGTCGCGCAGACAGAGTTTGACCGACAAGCTGAGGTCACCAGACTGCTGCTGGAAGGCATCAGCAGCACACAT CTCAACCACCTCCGCTGTTTGCATGATTTTGCGGAGGCTCAGGCCACATACTACGCCCAGTGTCACCACTACATGCAGGACCTTCAGAGGGAGCTCAACAG GTGTGCTAATGCTGTCAGTGCCCCCCTCTCCTCCGCTGCTGTCTGCCCCGACCCCATCTCCTCTGCTTTCCTGTCTGGACCTCCATCTCCTGGAGCCACAGTTTCCTCGTCCGGCCAGAGGCCCAGCACCCTGACTATGGAGCAGTCTCAGCTCCCTGTCACAGGCACTAGAAAGGCCAAGGTCCTGTATGACTATGACGCCCACGATGCCAGCGAGCTCTCCCTGTTGGCCGATGAG CTCATTACCGTATACACCGTACCAGGAATGGACCCTGATTGGTTGGTCGGAGAACGGGGgaatgaaaaaggcaaagtCCCTGTCACCTATCTTGAACTGCTGAGCTAA